A single genomic interval of Peromyscus leucopus breed LL Stock chromosome 7, UCI_PerLeu_2.1, whole genome shotgun sequence harbors:
- the Tcn2 gene encoding transcobalamin-2, producing the protein MEPLKALLLLTGVLGALAELCVIPQMDSQLVEKLGQHLLPWMDRISSEQLNPSIYVGLRLSSLQAGTKEDLYLHSLKLDNQQCLLGSAFSDDNSDCQTKPSEGHLALYLLALRANCEFIGSRKGDRLVSKLKWFLEDEKKAIGHNHEGHPHTSYYQYSLSILALCVHQKRVHDSVVGKLLYAIEHDHHIRQGHLSVDTEAMAGLAFICLDRFIFNPDLRPRITTAIETIREKILKAQTPEGNFGNVYSTPLALQFLMASPASGVGLGTACLKARASLQASIQGGAFQNPLMISQLLPVLNHKTYLDLIFPDCQAPRVMLEPAAEGPSPAHMPEVISVTLKVSSVLPPYKQTILILAGSSLEDVLKMAQSTGGFTYGTQPSLSGPYLTSVLGKEVGDREFWQLLRDPDTPLLQGIADYRPQDGETIELRLVSW; encoded by the exons ATGGAGCCCCTGAAGGCGCTGCTGCTCCTGACCGGAGTCCTCGGGGCTCTTGCTGAGCTCTGTG TGATACCACAGATGGACAGCCAGCTGGTAGAGAAGCTGGGCCAGCATCTCTTACCTTGGATGGACCGGATCTCCTCAGAGCAATTGAACCCCAGCATCTATGTGGGCCTGCGCCTTTCCAGCCTGCAGGCTGGGACCAAGGAAGACCTCTACCTGCACAGCCTCAAGCTTGACAATCAGCAATGCCTCCTAGG GTCTGCCTTCAGCGATGACAACAGTGATTGCCAGACCAAGCCTTCCGAAGGCCACCTGGCCCTCTACCTGCTTGCTCTTAGGGCCAACTGCGAGTTCATTGGGAGCCGGAAGGGtgacaggctggtctcaaagctCAAGTGGTTCTTGGAGGATGAGAAGAAGGCCATTG GGCACAATCATGAAGGTCACCCCCATACCAGCTATTACCAGTACAGCCTCAGCATCCTGGCACTGTGTGTCCACCAGAAGCGGGTCCATGACAGCGTGGTGGGCAAGCTCCTGTATGCTATTGAACACGACCACCACATCCGCCAGGGCCACCTCTCTGTGG ACACAGAAGCCATGGCCGGCTTGGCCTTCATCTGTTTGGATCGGTTCATTTTCAACCCTGATCTGAGACCACGAATCACCACGGCTATTGAGACAATTCGAGAGAAGATCCTGAAGGCCCAGACCCCTGAGGGCAATTTTGGGAATGTCTACAGCACCCCACTGGCACTGCAG TTTCTGATGGCCTCCCCTGCGTCTGGGGTAGGACTGGGCACAGCATGCCTCAAGGCAAGGGCCTCTCTGCAGGCCAGCATACAGGGTGGGGCCTTCCAGAATCCTCTGATGATTTCCCAGCTGCTTCCGGTCCTGAACCACAAGACCTACCTGGATCTTATCTTTCCAGACTGCCAGGCACCCAGAG TCATGTTGGAACCAGCCGCCGAGGGCCCTTCACCAGCCCACATGCCAGAGGTCATCAGTGTCACGCTGAAGGTCTCCAGTGTCCTGccaccatacaaacaaacaattttaatCCTTGCTGGGTCCTCCTTGGAAGATGTCCTGAAGATGGCTCAAAGCACAGGAGGATTCAC GTATGGGACACAACCCTCCTTGTCAGGCCCCTACCTGACATCTGTACTGGGAAAAGAAGTTGGGGATCGAGAATTCTGGCAGCTCCTCCGAGACCCTGACACCCCCCTGCTGCAAG GCATTGCTGACTACAGACCCCAGGACGGGGAAACCATTGAGCTTCGGCTAGTTAGCTGGTAG